One stretch of Xiphophorus hellerii strain 12219 chromosome 21, Xiphophorus_hellerii-4.1, whole genome shotgun sequence DNA includes these proteins:
- the LOC116712277 gene encoding uncharacterized protein LOC116712277 — MTEMKCVVFWGVVTFFWTLCGGDRDVSCVFSQVCILPCSFQPADGPAVHWTQLAAAEPAVHSYYDGRDRVQHQNQNFRGRTSLFVDWVSSGNASLLLTGVKVQDQGRYVCNCSSSAGTRLAFIRVSVDAPVKTVNLRQAENRLICSSDGIYPEPNLTWSTEPPSELVLQSSTLVQLTEQQLFNISSSLKVPDNDTDLTYVCTVRTRRNHEANRLENPEAAGRVQGMGIVAGVILVSVSTIAVPVFVEKCMKSRKSKRSRQQNIEDEEQAANGLISSQLEEERPENGPISSQLEEQPQNGPISSQLEEEQAENGPISSQLKEQAENGPISSQLKEQAANGPISSQLKEQADNGPISSQLKEQAENGPISSQLEEQPENGPISNQLEEERPENGPISSQLEERSQNGPISSHLEERSQNGPISSQLEEQPQNGPISSQLEEEQPENGPISSQLEEEQPQNGPISSQLEEEQPQNGPISSQLEEEQPENGPISSQLEEQPQNGPISSQLEEQAQNGLISSQLEEQAQNGLISSQLEEEQVENGPISSQRHNPSREGRQHELGPVTGTSWTMGSIRSFMVLLVLSFQWISSKRVTRVTCVFSQSCVLPCSVSSGSDVIINWSRLTPADGTAHCYYDNQDQLGHQSQNFRGRTSLFTDQVSRGNASLLLTGVKVQDEGTYRCNTSNTSGNKLVFIHLRVEAPVSDIRIHQDGNRITCSSEGIYPPPELTWSTEPPSNTTLQNRTTVHQTEEKLYDISSSLTVPDGSDRIYSCTIRTRRNQRRATLQKLRNSQVADQNWQIILNILMAVTGLSPVICTVMAEIMSRRWKNKAN; from the exons ATGACGGAGATGAAGTGTGTCGTGTTTTGGGGCGTCGTGACGTTTTTCTGGACCCTCTGTGGAGGAG ACAGAGACGTCTCCTGTGTGTTCAGTCAGGTCTGCATCCTGCCATGCAGCTTCCAGCCGGCCGACGGACCGGCGGTCCACTGGACTCAGctggcagcagcagaacctgcgGTTCATTCTTACTATGACGGCAGAGACAGGGTCcaacaccagaaccagaacttcagAGGCCGGACGTCTCTGTTTGTGGACTGGGTCTCCTCAGGAAACGCCTCTCTGCTGCTGACCGGAGTGAAGGTCCAGGATCAGGGCAGATATGTTTGCAactgcagcagctcagcaggaacCAGGCTGGCATTCATCAGAGTCTCAGTGGACG CTCCGGTGAAGACGGTCAACCTCCGACAAGCAGAGAACCGGCTCATCTGCAGCTCGGACGGGATCTACCCCGAACCGAACCTCACCTGGTCCACCGAGCCGCCGTCCGAACTGGTCCTGCAGAGCTCGACTCTGGTGCAGCTGACCGAGCAGCAGCTGTTCAACATCAGCAGCTCCCTGAAGGTTCCGGACAACGACACCGACCTGACCTACGTCTGCACCGTCAGAACCCGCAGGAACCACGAGGCCAACAGGCTGGAGAACCCGGAAGCAGCAG GTCGAGTTCAGGGGATGGGGATAGTTGCTGGAGTCATTTTGGTGTCGGTGTCAACGATCGCGGTTCCGGTCTTTGTTGAAAAATGTATGAAG TCCAGGAAGTCCAAACGATCCCGGCAGCAGAACATAGAAGACGAAGAACAAGCAGCAAATGGACTAATCAGCAGTCAGCTAGAAGAAGAACGACCAGAGAATGGACCAATCAGCAGTCAGCTAGAAGAACAACCACAGAATGGACCAATCAGCAGTCAGCTAGAAGAAGAACAAGCAGAGAATGGACCAATCAGCAGTCAGCTAAAAGAACAGGCAGAGAATGGACCAATCAGCAGTCAGCTAAAAGAACAAGCAGCGAATGGACCAATCAGCAGTCAGCTAAAAGAACAAGCAGATAATGGACCAATCAGCAGTCAGCTAAAAGAACAAGCAGAGAATGGACCAATCAGCAGTCAGCTAGAAGAACAACCAGAGAATGGACCAATCAGCAATCAGCTAGAAGAAGAACGACCAGAGAATGGACCAATCAGCAGTCAGCTAGAAGAACGATCACAGAATGGACCAATCAGCAGTCACCTAGAAGAACGATCACAGAATGGACCAATCAGCAGTCAGCTAGAAGAACAACCACAGAATGGACCAATCAGCAGTCAGCTAGAAGAAGAACAACCAGAGAATGGACCAATCAGCAGTCAGCTAGAAGAAGAACAACCACAGAATGGACCAATCAGCAGTCAGCTAGAAGAAGAACAACCACAGAATGGACCAATCAGCAGTCAGCTAGAAGAAGAACAACCAGAGAATGGACCAATCAGCAGTCAGCTAGAAGAACAACCACAGAATGGACCAATCAGCAGTCAGCTAGAAGAACAAGCACAGAATGGACTAATCAGCAGTCAGCTAGAAGAACAAGCACAGAATGGACTAATCAGCAGTCAGCTAGAAGAAGAACAAGTAGAGAATGGACCAATCAGCAGTCAGCG TCATAATCCCAGCAGGGAGGGCAGGCAGCATGAACTGGGACCAGTCACTGGGACCAGTTGGACCATGGGCAGCATCAGGAGCTTcatggttctgctggttctgagcTTCCAGTGGATTTCTTCAAAAAGAG tcacCCGGGTGACGTGTGTTTTCAGCCAGAGCTGCGTTTTGCCCTGCAGCGTCTCCAGCGGCTCTGACGTCATCATCAACTGGAGCCGCCTGACACCCGCAGACGGCACCGCTCACTGTTACTATGACAACCAGGACCAGCTGGGTCACCAGAGCCAGAACTTCAGAGGCAGAACCTCTCTGTTCACGGATCAGGTCTCCAGAGGAAACGCCTCCCTGCTGCTGAcgggggtcaaagttcaggacGAAGGAACCTACAGGTgcaacaccagcaacaccagtgGAAATAAACTGGTTTTTATTCACCTGAGAGTTGAAG CTCCAGTCTCTGACATCAGAATCCATCAGGATGGAAACAGGatcacctgcagctcagaggggaTCTACCCTCcacctgaactcacctggtcCACTGAGCCTCCATCCAACACGactctgcagaacagaaccacagtccatcagactgaggagaagctttatgacatcagcagctctctgaCGGTTCCAGACGGTTCTGATCGGATCTACAGCTGcaccatcagaaccaggaggaaccagaggagaGCAACGCTTCAGAAACTGA gaAATTCCCAGGTTGCTGATCAGAACTGGCAGATTATACTGAATATCCTGATGGCTGTGACTGGATTATCACCTGTAATCTGCACAGTGATGGCAG AAATTATGAGTCGTCGTTGGAAGAATAAAGCAAACTAA
- the LOC116712159 gene encoding programmed cell death 1 ligand 1-like: MINIQCFRFLAVLSFLLTLSEGDPVIHWIHVSTRAHYVLSFYNNQTQLGYQVQRFRGRTSLFTDQIPRRNASLLLTAVKIQDEGRYVCRTSTSEGNIKAFVDLKIEAPVSAIRIHQDGNRITCSSEGIYPQPELTWSTEPPCKTTLQNKTMVQQTDEQLYNITSCLMDHDPNLTYYCTVKTQTNQKTGLVKPEISNNVGKISGMVIGVLLAVTIVVVAVIFIILTIKGCTKNNTRTRSNPEVHENSLKSVDCLNESNTAVVEQKNLDTITSTAHLLSPYLSQKSLTYQAMFPRAQQQCPQESYYLNILRC, translated from the exons ATGATCAACATCCAGTGCTTCAGGTTCCTGGCTGTCCTGAGTTTCCTACTGACTCTCTCAGAAGGAG ATCCTGTCATCCACTGGATTCACGTGTCAACCAGGGCACATTATGTCCTTTCCTTCTACAATAACCAAACCCAGTTGGGATACCAGGTCCAACGGTTTAGAGGCAGAACGTCTCTGTTCACAGATCAGATCCCCAGAAGAAACGCCTCTCTGCTGCTCACAGCGGTGAAGATCCAAGATGAAGGACGATACGTGTGCCGCACAAGTACCTCAGAAGGCAACATAAAAGCATTTGTTGATCTAAAAATAGAAG CTCCAGTCTCTGCAATCAGAATCCATCAGGATGGAAACAGGatcacctgcagctcagaggggaTCTACCCTcaacctgaactcacctggtcCACTGAGCCTCCGTGCAAAACAACTCTTCAGAACAAGACAATGGTCCAACAGACTGATGAGCAGCTTTACAACATCACCAGCTGTCTGATGGACCATGACCCTAATTTGACCTACTACTGCACCGTCAAAACTCAGACAAACCAGAAGACAGGTTTGGTTAAACCTG AAATTTCAAATAATGTTGGAAAGATCTCTGGAATGGTGATTGGGGTTCTACTTGCAGTAACGATCGTAGTGGTGGCTgtgatttttataattttaacgATAAAAG GctgcacaaaaaacaacacaaggacACGGAGCAATCCTGAAGTTCATGA GAACTCATTGAAATCTGTGGACTGCCTGAATGAATCAAACACTGCTGTTGTAGAACAAAAGAATCTAGATACTATAACGTCCACTGCACATCTTTTATCCCCTTATCTTTCCCAAAAAAGTCTCACATACCAGGCAATGTTTCCACGAGCACAACAACAATGTCCTCAAGAAAGTTACTATCTTAACATTTTAAGATGTTAA